DNA sequence from the Thermodesulfobacteriota bacterium genome:
TTAATTGCGATAATCATCAATGCTGTAACTAATAGCAAAGAGAGCAAACTTAATTTATTTAGGTTCATGTTCAATTTCTTTAACATACTTAATTCTTATTCATATAATTTATATTTTCATACCTTCAAGGAAAATTGTCACAAAGGATTCCACTACATCCTCCCGTTTAATACTTCTCTTTCTTTTCTCCCTAAATAGCTCCTGAACAATTATACAATTTATTACCATACCTATAAAAGCTCTCGCAGCAACTATCGGATTAATTTTTTTAAACGCTCCATCTGATATTCGATCTTTTATATATTCCGATAGCAACATATTTATGTACTCTACATAGGAATCAAAAAACATATCCGATAATTCATGACCCTCAAGTGCACTGTAATGCAATAATCTTATAAAATCAGGGTCCTTCCGATTTTCATAAATACTTCTGGATGATTTAAAGGCATAGTCTAATTAAGTCGTCGTTTGTTAAATACAAATATGATCATTATTTTTGCTTATTTTTTATCCCATAAAGAAAAATATCAGTAAAACATTCGACCACTTCTTCGTCTGTGAACCTCTGCTTTCCCGTCTCTCCGA
Encoded proteins:
- a CDS encoding TetR/AcrR family transcriptional regulator C-terminal domain-containing protein, which gives rise to MHYSALEGHELSDMFFDSYVEYINMLLSEYIKDRISDGAFKKINPIVAARAFIGMVINCIIVQELFREKRKRSIKREDVVESFVTIFLEGMKI